One region of Hydrogenobaculum sp. Y04AAS1 genomic DNA includes:
- a CDS encoding UbiA prenyltransferase family protein, translating to MDYNKLKIFFRLLRVKQYTKNLMLFIPIVFAREVFNKTLFLNTSLVFIGFCLIASSTYILNDIIDAPKDRLHPKKKNRPIAKGDISIKLASFIGISLFITGSIFVIRISMLAFAMSMVYVLNSFVYSFYFKKKQLFDVFFIAFGFLIRIYIGAFAAYVDVSPYLFLDMFFISLYLGFGKRRYELFTMEEKSEDFKEVLKYYSVYYLDQLMVISATLGLGIYTMYTLSIPSKIFFYSVIIATFGIFRYYHITHNLKSGEPSEELLNDKLILLSAIALVLYDGVILYFHF from the coding sequence ATGGATTACAATAAACTAAAGATATTTTTTAGGCTTTTAAGGGTAAAACAATATACAAAAAATCTAATGCTTTTTATCCCTATCGTCTTTGCAAGGGAAGTGTTTAATAAAACTTTGTTCTTAAATACAAGCCTTGTCTTTATAGGATTTTGCCTTATAGCATCTTCCACATATATATTAAATGATATAATAGATGCGCCAAAAGACAGGCTTCACCCTAAGAAAAAAAATAGGCCCATAGCAAAGGGCGATATATCTATCAAGCTTGCATCTTTTATAGGAATATCTTTGTTTATAACAGGATCTATATTTGTGATTAGAATCTCAATGCTTGCCTTTGCCATGTCTATGGTGTATGTATTAAATAGCTTTGTTTACAGCTTTTATTTTAAGAAAAAACAGCTTTTTGATGTGTTTTTTATAGCCTTTGGATTTTTAATAAGGATATACATAGGTGCTTTTGCGGCATATGTGGATGTGTCTCCTTATCTGTTTTTAGATATGTTTTTTATAAGCCTTTACCTTGGTTTTGGTAAAAGAAGGTATGAGTTATTTACAATGGAAGAAAAAAGCGAGGACTTTAAAGAGGTTTTAAAGTATTACAGCGTTTATTATCTTGACCAGCTCATGGTAATATCGGCCACTTTGGGCCTTGGCATATATACTATGTATACTCTAAGTATACCTAGTAAAATATTTTTTTACAGCGTTATAATAGCCACTTTTGGCATATTTAGGTATTACCATATAACCCATAACTTAAAAAGTGGAGAGCCCTCAGAAGAGCTTTTAAACGATAAGCTTATACTTCTTAGTGCTATAGCTCTTGTGTTGTACGACGGGGTTATACTATACTTTCATTTTTAA
- a CDS encoding DUF302 domain-containing protein — protein MKKILFGVGLLIGVGLAYANPIYFKEEAPASYVKNLNKDFKLLYIFDIQKTMEAYDKNFIPYKVYIYNTKYTDKLLEKNPLIGNALPFSVLTYKENGKSYIVVPNIYYVGLLIGYDTKSLKTLKDIQNKILKDLKFNISKTSSYQSLALFVNMPYNMDFNDAKTFIKSSLESNDMTVPHQYQTKNVDILYSCNAKWGRYILSDFKDIGAFAPCRIVIYQKEGKTFVSYFNPEVVSSLDKNLKPSTLKAIDKLNGILKSSLSGF, from the coding sequence ATGAAAAAAATATTGTTTGGTGTTGGGCTCCTTATTGGCGTAGGATTAGCTTATGCAAACCCAATATACTTCAAAGAAGAGGCTCCGGCCTCTTATGTAAAAAATCTCAACAAAGATTTTAAGCTTTTGTATATTTTTGATATACAAAAAACGATGGAAGCCTACGATAAAAACTTCATACCATACAAAGTATATATCTACAATACGAAATATACAGACAAGCTGTTAGAAAAAAATCCCCTAATTGGTAATGCGTTGCCTTTTAGCGTGTTAACCTACAAAGAAAATGGCAAATCTTACATAGTAGTCCCAAATATTTATTATGTTGGGCTTTTAATAGGTTATGATACTAAAAGCCTAAAAACTTTGAAAGATATACAAAATAAGATATTAAAAGATCTAAAGTTTAACATATCAAAAACTTCTTCATATCAGAGCTTAGCGCTTTTTGTAAATATGCCCTACAATATGGATTTTAACGATGCTAAAACATTTATAAAAAGCTCTTTAGAATCAAACGATATGACAGTACCTCATCAATATCAAACAAAAAATGTAGATATACTATACTCTTGCAACGCCAAATGGGGAAGATATATATTGAGCGATTTCAAAGATATAGGAGCTTTTGCCCCTTGTAGGATCGTGATATACCAAAAAGAAGGCAAAACTTTTGTGTCTTATTTTAACCCCGAAGTCGTAAGCTCTCTTGATAAGAACTTAAAACCTTCTACACTAAAAGCTATAGATAAGTTAAACGGTATTTTAAAATCTTCTTTATCTGGGTTTTAA
- the soxB gene encoding thiosulfohydrolase SoxB — protein sequence MNLTRRDFLELLSVVGVGIATDPISAVAKVNKLTYDDLMSFRPVGKASIVFTTDTHGHMKPLYFREPANLVGPKNLAGTPGFIAGYEFLKFYGLKPDTLDCYFDTNVHFIELAHKYGIMGGVSHIARIIKDIVHERGRENTLILDNGDTLATSAITLFTKGKSMLDWMNLVGYDLFVGHWDFTLGKEEFLKRIKEFKGEFISQNIQDEFGELPFKPYVVKEIGGVKIGIVGNSFPYTPISNPAKFVEGWTFGINMDSMQKYVNELRDKHKVDVVILQSHDGLPLDIALTKYVHGIDIIISGHTHDITPKVLRYNNTYIVVAGSHGKFVGRIDLKASKGKLQDISFKLIPVATNIIKPDEDSEKLLKEVFAPYDEKLNTKIGTTSSLIYKRDTFYSTFDELANDAIMDYYHGIDIVFSPGYRWGATLLPGQDITINDVYDFTAITYPNVYVFKLKGSQIKSLLEDMADNVFNPNPIYQQGGDMPRLSKNVYYEIKINEPEGKRFQVIKINGKDLEPNKEYVAATYGGELYKIGTLVQDAKPIPAYELLINYIKSKRHIEINTNPRNLFKVLDEPYNYTTT from the coding sequence ATGAACCTTACTAGAAGAGATTTTTTAGAACTTCTTAGTGTAGTAGGTGTAGGAATAGCTACAGACCCTATAAGTGCTGTAGCAAAAGTAAACAAGTTAACATACGATGATCTAATGAGCTTTAGGCCAGTTGGTAAAGCAAGTATTGTATTTACCACAGATACCCATGGTCATATGAAACCCCTTTATTTTAGAGAACCTGCAAACTTAGTAGGTCCTAAAAACTTAGCGGGTACTCCTGGGTTTATAGCAGGTTATGAGTTTCTAAAGTTTTACGGCTTAAAGCCAGATACGTTAGATTGTTATTTTGATACAAATGTACACTTTATAGAGCTTGCCCACAAATACGGCATAATGGGCGGGGTTTCTCATATAGCCCGTATAATAAAAGATATAGTCCATGAAAGAGGCAGAGAAAACACTCTTATATTGGACAACGGCGATACTCTTGCTACATCCGCTATTACACTTTTTACCAAAGGAAAATCCATGTTAGATTGGATGAATTTAGTGGGTTATGATCTTTTTGTAGGGCACTGGGACTTTACCCTTGGAAAAGAAGAGTTTCTAAAACGTATAAAAGAATTTAAAGGAGAGTTTATATCTCAAAACATACAAGATGAGTTTGGAGAGCTTCCTTTCAAACCATATGTAGTAAAAGAAATAGGTGGTGTTAAAATAGGCATAGTAGGAAACTCTTTCCCATATACCCCCATATCAAACCCAGCTAAGTTTGTAGAGGGTTGGACTTTTGGTATAAACATGGATTCTATGCAAAAATATGTAAATGAGTTAAGAGACAAACACAAAGTAGATGTAGTGATACTCCAATCTCACGACGGATTACCTCTTGATATAGCCCTTACCAAGTATGTACATGGTATAGACATTATAATAAGCGGACATACTCACGATATAACACCAAAAGTCCTAAGATACAACAACACGTATATAGTGGTGGCTGGATCTCACGGCAAGTTTGTAGGTAGGATTGACCTAAAAGCCTCAAAAGGAAAACTTCAAGATATATCCTTTAAACTTATACCAGTGGCTACAAATATTATAAAACCAGACGAAGATTCTGAAAAGCTCTTAAAAGAGGTATTTGCTCCATATGATGAAAAACTAAATACAAAAATAGGCACCACATCTTCACTGATATACAAAAGAGATACATTTTACAGTACTTTTGATGAGCTTGCCAACGATGCTATAATGGATTATTATCATGGTATTGACATAGTATTTTCACCGGGGTATAGATGGGGAGCTACGCTATTACCTGGTCAAGATATAACCATAAACGATGTATACGATTTTACCGCTATTACATATCCAAACGTTTATGTATTTAAATTAAAAGGCTCTCAAATAAAATCTCTCTTAGAGGATATGGCAGATAACGTATTCAATCCAAATCCCATATACCAACAAGGTGGAGATATGCCAAGACTATCAAAAAATGTATATTACGAGATAAAGATAAATGAACCTGAAGGCAAGAGATTTCAAGTGATCAAAATAAACGGCAAAGACTTAGAGCCAAACAAAGAGTATGTAGCTGCTACATACGGGGGTGAGCTTTACAAAATAGGTACTTTAGTTCAAGATGCAAAGCCAATACCTGCATATGAGCTTTTGATAAATTATATAAAATCCAAAAGACATATAGAGATAAACACAAACCCAAGAAATCTTTTCAAAGTATTAGACGAACCTTACAACTACACCACCACATAG
- the soxZ gene encoding thiosulfate oxidation carrier complex protein SoxZ, translating into MSVPVIVRVIPNKPKKGDVAKLMFLVKHPMDPGTIKDPKTGKLIPANYITTIDISLNGQKIATIKNGPGVSSNPIFGLDFKAIEAGTVKMVFTDNHGKSFEHDFNLELS; encoded by the coding sequence ATGAGCGTACCAGTTATAGTAAGAGTTATACCAAACAAGCCTAAAAAAGGTGATGTGGCAAAGTTGATGTTTTTAGTAAAGCATCCAATGGACCCAGGTACCATAAAAGATCCAAAAACTGGTAAACTTATACCAGCAAACTATATAACTACGATAGATATATCTTTAAATGGCCAAAAGATAGCTACTATAAAAAACGGTCCCGGTGTATCTTCAAATCCAATATTTGGTCTTGATTTTAAAGCTATTGAAGCTGGCACTGTAAAGATGGTATTTACCGATAACCACGGTAAAAGTTTTGAGCATGATTTTAATTTAGAGCTTTCTTGA
- a CDS encoding thiosulfate oxidation carrier protein SoxY, whose protein sequence is MLNRRELFKLGTGAWLGLTFAPLLEVPVLSLGAPATPQEDKKGLEKIEKSLQKVFGKSLKDVKQDPKVKLSAPTIAENGLHVPVSVEADYPIEDIKSLHIFVDENPDPHISHIELTPLSGKAFFQVPIRMAQSSYVRGIALLKDGSLIGDFKFTKVTVGGCG, encoded by the coding sequence ATGTTAAACAGAAGAGAGCTATTTAAACTTGGCACCGGTGCGTGGCTTGGACTAACATTTGCCCCGCTTCTTGAAGTACCTGTTTTATCTCTTGGTGCCCCAGCAACACCCCAAGAGGATAAAAAGGGTTTAGAGAAGATAGAGAAATCCCTTCAAAAGGTTTTTGGTAAAAGCCTAAAAGATGTAAAGCAAGACCCTAAGGTAAAATTGAGCGCTCCTACTATAGCAGAAAATGGACTTCATGTGCCAGTGTCTGTAGAAGCAGATTATCCCATAGAGGATATAAAATCTCTTCATATATTTGTAGATGAAAACCCAGATCCACATATATCTCATATAGAACTTACTCCTCTTAGTGGAAAAGCATTCTTTCAAGTACCCATAAGAATGGCTCAGAGTTCGTATGTAAGAGGTATTGCGCTTTTAAAAGACGGATCTTTGATAGGAGATTTTAAATTTACCAAAGTAACAGTAGGCGGCTGTGGATAG
- a CDS encoding thioredoxin fold domain-containing protein: protein MRKVILLLAIIPYIALGAWYNFKEGFNIAKAQDKPLMVYFYQDNCEDCKHLEMFTLSNQNVSKFMDNHFIVSSVDLNSNFGKALGRKLGVFGTPTSIFINPKSNTIIFKTFGDMNPKAFLKTLNYICLNAKKGGLSC, encoded by the coding sequence ATGAGAAAGGTTATACTGCTTTTAGCCATAATACCTTATATAGCTTTGGGTGCTTGGTACAATTTTAAAGAGGGTTTTAATATAGCAAAAGCCCAAGATAAACCCCTCATGGTTTATTTTTATCAAGATAACTGCGAGGACTGTAAGCACCTGGAGATGTTTACGCTGTCAAATCAAAATGTGTCAAAGTTTATGGACAATCACTTCATAGTATCAAGTGTAGACTTAAATTCAAACTTTGGCAAAGCCCTTGGTAGGAAATTGGGGGTCTTTGGAACCCCAACTTCTATATTCATAAATCCGAAGTCAAACACCATTATCTTTAAAACCTTTGGAGATATGAACCCAAAAGCATTTTTAAAAACCTTAAACTACATATGTTTAAATGCTAAAAAAGGAGGCCTTTCATGTTAA
- a CDS encoding DsrE family protein — protein sequence MLKKGIVAFMMMSALALANPVKIVFDVHTGNDAKFQFIMNNLRNLTHNTGNNPKNLQLYLVFYGPAIKYMLNSLDNTPFAKDTNLANNLIDMQMQLQAYQQEGVVHFRVCHESLNAYHISPKDVVSFAKVIPAGILEIAKLEHEGYAYIRP from the coding sequence ATGTTAAAGAAAGGTATTGTAGCTTTTATGATGATGAGCGCATTAGCTTTGGCAAATCCAGTGAAGATAGTGTTTGATGTGCATACTGGGAATGATGCAAAGTTTCAGTTTATCATGAACAACCTCAGAAATCTTACTCACAACACCGGCAACAATCCCAAAAATCTCCAGCTTTACCTTGTTTTTTATGGACCTGCTATAAAATACATGCTAAATAGCCTTGATAATACGCCTTTTGCTAAAGATACAAACCTGGCTAACAATCTCATTGATATGCAGATGCAACTTCAAGCCTATCAACAAGAAGGTGTAGTACATTTTAGAGTGTGTCATGAATCTTTAAACGCTTATCACATATCACCAAAAGATGTAGTAAGTTTTGCAAAAGTAATACCCGCTGGCATACTTGAGATCGCAAAGTTAGAACACGAAGGATACGCTTACATAAGACCATGA
- a CDS encoding porin has protein sequence MRKAKILLSAVFATSIAHGAWIFPLLPTEGIVLKQSKTSFISLNFLTQIWTQSDGQVSQNTKSATNFSVRDARIGIEGQVNKYIQFGAFFDFADNNALGFDGSARPHQGTVQSSVLQDAYIGFTPSNAFNITFGEFRDPFSRISLSGLYTLVIPSYYGYGIGPIDDVINQDNPKTPALSFINPFFPLGYGSLPGIKGEPGVTSAFRDMGVSIWGNLAKGMFKYYAMVGQGKYDYQTSLSNPGNAYQTDNPNLKYSFRFVFVPTFLGFSSDPTYMMRDTYLGHKKTLQIGIGYETQKRECNGLPTSNCQVPNPNNPSQNIIIPASSVTSKAYDIDIFYENKFGNFAPQFQAGYIVNKDLGFGDKYGNKPESDGYYLQTQWLYDRFVGIGKPALALRYESYTNKNVYAVSSSGTVSPNPNNILKAPNGSYQDGKIDNLSIYLNYYIANQSAKVSLGADFVNPNTVVKTAECVGGSPMSGGCGKSFVDYTLQLQLVY, from the coding sequence ATGAGAAAAGCCAAAATACTTTTATCAGCCGTTTTTGCTACCAGTATAGCACACGGAGCATGGATATTTCCTCTTTTACCCACAGAGGGTATAGTATTAAAGCAATCAAAAACATCTTTCATAAGTTTAAACTTTTTGACACAAATATGGACACAATCTGATGGTCAAGTTTCTCAAAATACTAAAAGCGCCACAAACTTCTCTGTAAGGGATGCAAGAATTGGTATAGAAGGCCAAGTAAATAAGTATATTCAATTTGGTGCATTTTTTGATTTTGCAGACAACAACGCTTTGGGATTTGACGGTAGCGCAAGACCTCATCAAGGAACCGTACAAAGCTCTGTTTTACAAGATGCTTACATAGGCTTTACACCATCAAACGCTTTTAATATAACTTTTGGAGAGTTTAGAGATCCATTTTCAAGAATATCATTATCTGGTCTTTATACGCTTGTTATACCAAGTTATTACGGATACGGTATAGGACCTATAGATGATGTCATAAATCAAGACAACCCTAAAACTCCAGCACTTTCTTTCATAAACCCGTTCTTCCCACTTGGTTATGGTTCTTTACCTGGTATAAAAGGAGAGCCCGGTGTTACTTCAGCTTTTAGGGATATGGGAGTGTCAATCTGGGGTAATTTGGCAAAAGGTATGTTCAAGTACTATGCAATGGTAGGTCAAGGCAAATACGATTATCAAACGTCTTTGTCAAATCCTGGCAACGCTTATCAAACAGATAATCCCAATTTAAAATATTCTTTTAGATTTGTGTTTGTACCTACGTTTTTGGGCTTTTCGTCAGACCCAACATACATGATGAGAGATACTTATTTAGGGCATAAGAAAACCTTGCAAATAGGTATAGGTTATGAAACACAAAAAAGGGAGTGCAACGGTTTGCCTACTTCAAACTGCCAAGTGCCAAATCCTAATAACCCTTCTCAAAATATAATAATACCTGCTTCATCTGTCACATCAAAAGCTTACGATATTGATATATTTTATGAAAATAAATTTGGTAATTTTGCGCCGCAGTTTCAAGCCGGTTATATAGTAAATAAAGACTTAGGTTTTGGGGATAAATACGGTAACAAACCTGAATCAGATGGATATTATTTACAAACCCAGTGGCTTTACGATAGATTTGTAGGCATTGGTAAACCAGCATTGGCTCTGAGATATGAATCTTACACCAACAAAAATGTATATGCGGTTTCCTCAAGCGGTACGGTATCTCCTAATCCAAACAATATATTAAAAGCCCCAAACGGTTCTTATCAAGACGGCAAAATAGACAACCTATCTATATATTTAAACTATTATATAGCAAATCAATCTGCAAAAGTATCCTTAGGAGCCGACTTTGTAAATCCAAATACCGTGGTCAAAACAGCTGAATGTGTAGGAGGAAGCCCAATGAGCGGTGGATGTGGCAAAAGCTTTGTAGATTATACGTTACAACTTCAATTAGTCTATTGA
- a CDS encoding aminodeoxychorismate/anthranilate synthase component II: MKLLMIDNYDSFTYNLVQYFNILGQDVEVVKNDEIKPEDIKDMDIDAIVISPGPCSPKEAGISVGVIKMYKDIFPILGVCLGHQSIGYAFGANIIKAKRLMHGKTSMISHDNEGLYKGLPNPFKAVRYHSLVIDKSTLTDEFVVDAMAEDGDIMGIRHKTLPIFGVQFHPESIVSEHGFDILKNFLQKAKLSYNRV; this comes from the coding sequence ATGAAGCTTTTGATGATAGATAATTATGACTCTTTTACTTACAACTTGGTGCAGTATTTTAATATATTGGGTCAAGATGTAGAAGTTGTGAAAAACGACGAGATAAAACCAGAAGATATAAAAGATATGGACATAGACGCTATAGTGATATCTCCAGGACCTTGCTCTCCGAAAGAGGCGGGTATATCTGTAGGTGTGATAAAAATGTACAAAGATATATTTCCCATATTGGGGGTTTGCTTGGGACATCAAAGTATAGGATATGCTTTTGGAGCTAATATAATAAAAGCCAAAAGACTTATGCATGGAAAAACCTCTATGATATCTCATGATAACGAGGGTCTTTACAAAGGTTTACCAAATCCCTTTAAAGCGGTAAGATATCATTCGTTGGTGATAGATAAAAGTACGTTGACAGATGAGTTTGTTGTAGATGCTATGGCTGAAGATGGTGATATAATGGGCATAAGACATAAAACCCTTCCTATTTTTGGTGTGCAGTTTCATCCAGAGTCCATAGTTTCTGAGCACGGGTTTGATATACTAAAAAACTTTTTACAAAAAGCTAAATTGAGTTATAATAGAGTTTAA
- a CDS encoding ATP-binding cassette domain-containing protein produces MEEYFLEVKDLKKNYNGLEALKGISFEVKKGEIFGLLGTNGAGKTTTIKIIAGIIPSTSGEVKIQGKSIKENPIKIKSQIGYVPQDISIIPNLSAYENLRLIGKLYGVSKDSVEKMLKAVNLWDRKDSMVQTFSGGMIRKLEIAMALLHSPKLLLLDEPSVGLDPNSKLSIWSFLKSKKQDMAVLITTHDMNEAERICDRIAIMKKGQIVAKGTLEELRELIGDKNASLEEIFIQLTGENIEEDTQDIKSIRKTRNIVKRLS; encoded by the coding sequence TTGGAAGAGTATTTTTTAGAAGTAAAAGACCTAAAGAAAAATTACAACGGTCTTGAGGCTTTAAAAGGCATAAGTTTTGAAGTAAAAAAAGGCGAGATTTTTGGTCTTCTTGGTACAAACGGTGCTGGGAAGACCACCACTATAAAAATAATAGCCGGTATAATACCATCCACTTCTGGTGAAGTAAAAATTCAAGGAAAATCTATAAAAGAAAATCCCATCAAGATAAAAAGCCAAATTGGCTATGTGCCTCAAGACATTTCTATAATACCTAACCTAAGCGCTTACGAAAATCTAAGGCTTATAGGAAAGCTTTACGGCGTTTCTAAAGATAGTGTAGAAAAGATGCTAAAAGCCGTTAATCTATGGGATAGAAAAGATTCTATGGTTCAAACGTTTTCTGGTGGTATGATAAGGAAGTTAGAGATTGCTATGGCGCTTTTGCACAGTCCAAAACTGCTTCTTTTAGATGAGCCAAGCGTAGGTCTTGATCCAAACTCTAAGCTTAGTATATGGAGTTTTTTAAAATCAAAAAAACAAGATATGGCAGTTTTAATCACTACCCACGATATGAACGAAGCTGAACGTATATGCGATAGAATAGCAATCATGAAAAAAGGGCAAATAGTGGCAAAAGGTACATTAGAAGAGCTAAGAGAACTCATTGGCGACAAAAATGCCTCTTTGGAAGAGATCTTTATTCAGCTTACCGGTGAGAATATCGAAGAAGATACCCAAGATATAAAATCTATAAGAAAAACAAGGAATATAGTCAAAAGGCTTAGTTAG